The following proteins are co-located in the Roseovarius arcticus genome:
- a CDS encoding DUF58 domain-containing protein — protein sequence MSQTVHPHAGPSAHLRTRAEAEAARLPPLLARAERLAGAVLLGQHGRRRAGLGDDFWQYRPVREGDQRRQIDWRRSARSDAEFVREREWQIAQTVMLWVDGAASMRFFSDKNLPEKADRAQLLALAAAIVLDRGGERIGLSGHALPPRRGAAQIARLATMLAETRGDADYAAPDARGLPPRARALFVSDFLGDIEPVRTALTSAADRGVRGVLLQVLDPAEEAFPYQGRAIFDSIGGTLSHETLKAGDLRARYLERLAARKDALRDLCRAAGWDYACHHTGSSPQTTLMWLYGALGEGAR from the coding sequence CAAGCGCGCATCTACGCACGCGCGCCGAGGCCGAGGCGGCCCGCCTGCCGCCGTTGTTGGCGCGAGCGGAAAGGCTGGCAGGCGCTGTATTGCTGGGGCAACATGGGCGGCGGCGCGCGGGGCTGGGCGATGATTTCTGGCAATATCGCCCGGTACGGGAGGGCGACCAGCGCCGCCAGATTGACTGGCGTCGCTCTGCCCGCAGTGATGCGGAGTTTGTCCGCGAACGTGAGTGGCAGATCGCGCAGACGGTGATGTTGTGGGTTGATGGCGCGGCCTCCATGCGCTTTTTCAGCGACAAGAATCTGCCCGAAAAGGCGGATCGCGCGCAGCTATTGGCACTGGCTGCCGCCATCGTGCTGGACCGGGGCGGCGAACGGATTGGCCTATCAGGCCACGCCCTGCCGCCGCGGCGCGGCGCCGCGCAGATTGCACGACTAGCGACCATGCTGGCCGAGACGCGCGGCGATGCGGACTATGCCGCACCGGATGCACGCGGTCTGCCGCCCCGCGCGCGTGCGCTATTCGTCTCGGACTTTCTGGGCGACATTGAGCCGGTACGCACCGCGCTGACCAGTGCCGCAGATCGCGGTGTGCGGGGCGTGCTGCTTCAGGTGCTTGACCCGGCCGAGGAGGCGTTTCCCTACCAGGGTCGCGCGATATTTGATTCCATCGGCGGCACACTATCGCATGAGACGTTGAAGGCAGGCGATCTGCGCGCGCGGTATCTGGAGCGTCTGGCCGCCCGCAAGGATGCGTTGCGGGATCTGTGCCGCGCGGCAGGCTGGGACTACGCCTGCCACCATACGGGTAGCAGCCCGCAGACCACGCTAATGTGGCTCTATGGCGCATTGGGCGAGGGCGCGCGATGA
- a CDS encoding DUF4159 domain-containing protein, whose protein sequence is MTFGAIGFAAPWLLIALALLPILWVLLRAVPPAPVRRRFPGVALLLGLRDEDSAADRTPWWLLLLRVLALAAVIIAMAGPVLNPRGEDVARGNTSLLIALDASWASARDDRAQRALLDGVLAEAGRDGRTVALLQLSDPQPPVFQAAETWRSRLAGIVPAAWAPTPDMMEEAAGMLGEDRFDTLWLSDGLSRMGRDTLLSAFEARGDVIIRQGAAPLLALLPAQAKDGALELMAQRLVPGAAREVNVLAHGRDPSGAPRVLATLPLTFEDGAREVTGALTLPSELRARLTRFEIAGQGHAAAVTLIGDDLGRREVALIAGREDREGLELLSPLHYLDRALDPSADILTGALMDVLPANPDAIVLADVATLSAAEKAGLMEWAEAGGTLVRFAGPRLAASDLSRGAEDALMPVRLRAGGRSVGGAMSWGAPKSLAPFAADSPFAGLAIPSDVTVTAQVMAQPDPTLADRVIAQLSDGTPLVTRKRLGQGQIVLFHVTANAEWSSLPLSGLFVQMLERLAVSGSAEVPDPAELVGTTWQPAEVLDGYGVLRGADTLPGVPGEELIAAPLGPDLRPGIYNGEDRRIARNIMVTGDVLEPAAWPARANVIGMERLAETPLAGWLLALATLLLSADILASLGLSGRLLPVRAAALIAAFLLLPDPSSAQDRPPEALADEVTLAHVITGDAALDDMAAAGLEGLGQTLFFRSTVEPAAPEAVNLEADELAFFPLLYWPITPAQPIPSDAAYVKLNAYLRSGGMILFDTRDADIAGFGASSPNGAMLQRLAAPLDIPPLEPLPCDHVLTRTFYLLQDFPGRYSGRPVWVEASPEDAEAAPGMPFRNLNDGVTPVVIGGNDWAAAWAVDERGNAIFPVGRGYAGERQREMAYRFGVNLVMHVLTGNYKSDQVHVPALLDRLGQ, encoded by the coding sequence ATGACCTTTGGCGCCATAGGATTTGCCGCTCCGTGGTTGCTGATCGCATTGGCGCTGCTGCCTATTCTGTGGGTGCTGCTGCGCGCCGTACCGCCTGCGCCCGTACGGCGGCGGTTTCCGGGTGTTGCGCTGCTGCTGGGCCTTCGGGACGAGGATAGCGCGGCGGACCGCACGCCGTGGTGGTTGCTGCTGCTGCGTGTACTGGCGCTGGCCGCTGTCATCATCGCGATGGCCGGTCCGGTGCTGAACCCGCGCGGCGAGGATGTGGCGCGTGGCAACACCAGCTTGCTGATTGCGCTGGACGCCAGCTGGGCCAGCGCGCGGGACGACCGCGCGCAACGTGCTCTGCTCGACGGTGTTCTGGCCGAGGCGGGCCGCGACGGACGTACCGTCGCGCTGCTGCAACTTAGCGATCCGCAGCCGCCCGTCTTTCAGGCAGCCGAGACGTGGCGCAGTCGGCTTGCTGGGATCGTACCTGCAGCTTGGGCGCCGACGCCCGACATGATGGAGGAAGCCGCCGGGATGCTGGGCGAGGATCGTTTCGACACCCTCTGGCTCTCCGATGGGCTCAGCCGGATGGGCCGCGATACGCTGCTGTCGGCGTTTGAGGCGCGCGGCGACGTGATCATCCGCCAAGGCGCCGCGCCGCTGCTGGCGTTGTTGCCTGCGCAGGCAAAGGATGGCGCACTCGAATTGATGGCTCAGCGCCTCGTCCCCGGCGCCGCACGGGAGGTCAATGTTCTGGCGCATGGCCGTGATCCATCCGGCGCGCCGCGCGTTCTGGCCACGCTGCCTTTGACGTTTGAGGACGGCGCGCGCGAGGTGACTGGCGCGCTGACGCTACCATCCGAGCTACGCGCCCGCCTGACGCGGTTCGAGATCGCGGGTCAGGGGCACGCGGCCGCCGTGACACTGATTGGTGACGATCTGGGCCGCCGCGAAGTCGCGCTGATTGCAGGCCGCGAGGATCGCGAGGGGCTAGAGTTACTGTCGCCGCTGCACTATCTGGACCGCGCGTTGGACCCCAGCGCCGACATTCTGACAGGCGCGCTGATGGATGTTTTACCCGCCAACCCGGATGCCATCGTTCTGGCCGACGTTGCCACCCTATCAGCGGCCGAGAAGGCTGGCCTTATGGAGTGGGCCGAGGCGGGCGGCACGCTGGTACGTTTTGCCGGGCCTCGTCTTGCGGCCAGCGACCTGTCGCGCGGCGCCGAGGATGCGCTGATGCCCGTACGGCTACGCGCCGGGGGCCGCAGCGTCGGCGGCGCGATGAGTTGGGGGGCGCCCAAATCGCTTGCGCCGTTCGCGGCCGATAGCCCCTTTGCCGGGCTGGCGATCCCTAGCGACGTCACCGTTACCGCGCAGGTGATGGCCCAGCCCGATCCTACACTCGCGGACCGGGTTATCGCGCAACTTAGCGACGGCACTCCGCTCGTCACCCGCAAGCGGCTCGGGCAGGGGCAGATCGTGCTGTTTCATGTCACTGCCAACGCCGAGTGGAGCAGCCTGCCGCTGTCGGGCCTGTTCGTGCAGATGCTGGAACGGCTGGCTGTATCAGGTAGTGCCGAGGTGCCGGACCCCGCTGAGTTGGTCGGCACGACATGGCAACCAGCCGAGGTACTCGACGGATACGGCGTGCTGCGCGGCGCCGACACCCTGCCGGGGGTGCCGGGCGAGGAGCTGATTGCCGCGCCTCTTGGCCCCGATTTGCGGCCGGGGATCTACAATGGTGAGGACCGCCGCATCGCGCGCAACATTATGGTGACAGGTGACGTGCTGGAGCCTGCCGCATGGCCCGCGCGCGCGAATGTCATCGGGATGGAACGGCTCGCTGAGACGCCGCTGGCGGGCTGGCTTTTGGCGCTGGCGACCTTGCTGCTGAGCGCCGATATTCTCGCTTCGCTAGGGCTGTCTGGACGCCTGCTTCCCGTTCGCGCCGCCGCGCTGATCGCGGCGTTTTTGTTGCTGCCAGATCCCTCCTCCGCACAGGACCGTCCGCCCGAGGCGCTGGCTGATGAGGTGACGCTGGCGCATGTCATCACCGGCGATGCCGCGCTGGATGATATGGCTGCCGCCGGGCTGGAGGGGCTGGGCCAGACGCTGTTTTTTCGCAGCACGGTAGAACCTGCCGCGCCCGAGGCCGTCAATCTGGAGGCGGACGAGCTGGCGTTTTTCCCGCTGCTATATTGGCCGATCACGCCCGCACAGCCGATCCCTTCGGATGCCGCCTACGTCAAGCTAAACGCATATCTGCGCAGCGGCGGCATGATCCTCTTTGATACGCGCGATGCCGATATTGCGGGCTTTGGCGCGTCCTCGCCCAATGGCGCGATGCTTCAGCGGCTGGCCGCCCCGCTGGATATCCCCCCGCTAGAGCCCCTGCCGTGCGATCATGTCCTTACGCGCACGTTCTATTTGTTACAGGACTTCCCCGGTCGCTATTCTGGCCGCCCCGTTTGGGTCGAGGCGTCGCCTGAGGATGCTGAGGCGGCCCCCGGTATGCCATTTCGCAATTTGAACGACGGTGTGACGCCTGTCGTGATCGGCGGCAATGACTGGGCCGCGGCATGGGCGGTGGACGAGCGGGGCAATGCCATATTCCCCGTCGGGCGCGGATATGCGGGCGAACGGCAGCGCGAGATGGCGTACCGGTTTGGCGTTAATCTGGTGATGCATGTGCTGACGGGCAACTACAAATCCGATCAGGTGCACGTGCCTGCACTGCTCGATAGGCTGGGCCAATGA
- a CDS encoding FAD-linked oxidase C-terminal domain-containing protein: MDMPVPDAAIVTGKERIVARLAAALPPGTVISDPAETRAYECDGLAAYRCAPLAVILPRTTAEVSAALKICHEMRVPVVPRGAGTSLAGGALPTADCVILGIARMTEVLEVDLDSRIIRVETGRTNLAVTGAVEEHGFFYAPDPSSQLACAIAGNIAMNSGGAHCLKYGVTTNNLLGVTMVMMDGTVTEIGGAYLDAGGLDLLALICGSEGQLGVVTEATLRILPKPEGARPVLIGYDSNEVAGACVSDIIKAGVLPVAIEFMDRPCIRATEAFASAGYPDCEALLIVEVEGSPAEIDEQLAIILEIARRHDPVELRESASPAESARIWLGRKSAFGAMGQLGDYMCLDGTIPVSQLPFVLRRIGELSEEYGLKVGNVFHAGDGNMHPLILYDANTPGQQELCEALGAEILKLCVDVGGCLTGEHGVGIEKRDLMEYQYAPDDLEIQMAVKDVFDPSWLLNPAKVFPLGASAVRRMASA; this comes from the coding sequence ATGGACATGCCCGTACCCGACGCTGCCATCGTCACTGGCAAAGAGCGCATCGTTGCGAGGCTGGCGGCAGCATTGCCGCCCGGCACAGTCATATCCGACCCTGCGGAGACGCGCGCCTATGAATGCGATGGATTGGCGGCCTACCGCTGCGCGCCGCTTGCCGTGATCTTGCCGCGCACGACCGCCGAGGTATCGGCGGCGTTGAAAATCTGCCATGAAATGCGCGTTCCTGTCGTGCCGCGCGGCGCCGGTACGTCGCTGGCCGGAGGCGCGCTGCCGACCGCTGATTGTGTTATCTTGGGCATCGCGCGGATGACCGAAGTGCTGGAGGTCGATTTGGACAGCCGCATTATCCGTGTCGAAACGGGGCGCACCAATCTGGCGGTGACAGGCGCTGTCGAAGAGCATGGATTTTTCTATGCACCCGACCCCAGTAGCCAGCTGGCCTGCGCCATAGCTGGCAATATCGCGATGAATTCGGGCGGGGCGCATTGCCTGAAATACGGTGTGACCACGAACAATCTGCTGGGTGTAACCATGGTCATGATGGACGGCACAGTCACCGAAATCGGCGGGGCTTATCTGGATGCAGGCGGGCTGGACCTGCTGGCGCTGATCTGCGGCTCCGAAGGGCAACTGGGCGTCGTGACCGAGGCGACCTTGCGCATCCTGCCAAAGCCTGAGGGCGCGCGCCCCGTGCTGATCGGATATGACAGCAACGAGGTCGCCGGCGCCTGCGTGTCGGATATAATCAAGGCAGGCGTTCTGCCCGTTGCGATCGAATTCATGGACCGCCCTTGCATCCGCGCGACCGAGGCGTTTGCGAGTGCAGGATACCCCGATTGTGAGGCGCTTCTGATTGTTGAGGTCGAAGGGAGCCCGGCGGAAATCGACGAACAGCTGGCGATAATCCTTGAGATCGCCCGCCGCCATGACCCGGTGGAACTGCGCGAAAGCGCATCGCCCGCGGAGAGCGCGCGCATTTGGCTGGGCCGAAAATCAGCGTTTGGTGCGATGGGGCAACTGGGCGATTACATGTGCCTCGATGGCACAATCCCGGTCAGCCAACTGCCCTTTGTGCTGCGCCGGATTGGCGAGTTGAGCGAGGAATACGGCCTGAAGGTCGGCAATGTGTTTCACGCCGGCGATGGCAATATGCACCCGCTGATCCTCTATGACGCCAACACGCCCGGCCAACAGGAGCTGTGTGAGGCGCTGGGCGCCGAGATCCTGAAGCTGTGCGTCGACGTGGGCGGCTGCCTGACAGGCGAGCATGGTGTAGGCATCGAAAAGCGCGACTTGATGGAATATCAATACGCGCCGGACGATCTGGAGATTCAGATGGCGGTCAAGGATGTGTTTGACCCCAGCTGGCTGCTGAACCCGGCCAAGGTGTTTCCGCTGGGGGCCAGCGCGGTCCGTCGAATGGCCTCTGCGTGA
- the glcE gene encoding glycolate oxidase subunit GlcE, with product MRPETEAELARMIAGANGPLRIVGGGTRGFGAGTGEALSTAGLSGVTLYEPGALTLVVRAGTPLAEVEDVLAAEGQRLAFEPMDHRELLGTSGVPTIGGMVAANVSGPRRIAIGACRDFLLGVRFVDGMGRVLKNGGRVMKNVTGYDLTRLMAGSYGTLGVISEVSLKVLPIPRASLTLAVSGLDGARAVTALSQALSSPFEVSGAAHVAAGSMRTLIRLEGFEASVAYRADQLRARLAEFGNWQLEEDYAVWREIRDVSALRGGGDVWRVSARPTDGPVLAARVPCADVVYDWGGGLIWLRVPEGTDVRAALGNFAGHATLVRAAPEVKARLGVFHPATPPIAAIEAGLRARFDPRGILNPGLMSPREGAD from the coding sequence ATGCGTCCCGAAACCGAAGCAGAGTTAGCGCGCATGATTGCGGGCGCAAACGGCCCCTTGCGGATTGTCGGCGGCGGCACGCGCGGCTTTGGCGCGGGGACAGGCGAGGCGCTGTCGACGGCGGGGCTGAGCGGCGTGACCCTTTACGAGCCGGGCGCGCTGACGCTGGTGGTGCGCGCGGGCACACCGCTTGCTGAGGTCGAGGACGTGCTGGCCGCCGAGGGGCAGCGTCTAGCATTTGAGCCGATGGACCACCGCGAACTGCTTGGTACGTCCGGTGTGCCGACGATTGGCGGAATGGTTGCGGCGAATGTTTCGGGGCCGCGCCGGATAGCGATTGGAGCGTGCCGAGACTTCCTTTTGGGCGTGCGCTTTGTTGATGGCATGGGGCGCGTGTTGAAAAACGGCGGCCGTGTGATGAAGAATGTCACTGGCTATGATCTGACGCGGCTCATGGCAGGCAGCTATGGCACGCTGGGCGTGATCAGCGAGGTGTCGCTGAAGGTATTGCCGATCCCGCGTGCCTCGTTGACCTTAGCCGTAAGCGGATTGGACGGGGCGCGCGCCGTGACGGCGCTGTCGCAAGCGCTGAGCTCGCCTTTTGAGGTGTCGGGCGCAGCGCATGTGGCGGCGGGCAGCATGCGCACCCTGATCCGCCTCGAAGGCTTTGAGGCGTCGGTGGCCTACCGCGCCGATCAACTGCGCGCACGGCTGGCCGAATTTGGCAACTGGCAGCTGGAGGAAGATTACGCGGTATGGCGAGAGATCCGCGATGTTTCGGCCCTTCGAGGTGGCGGCGATGTCTGGCGTGTCTCGGCGCGGCCAACGGATGGGCCTGTGCTGGCGGCAAGAGTGCCCTGCGCGGATGTGGTATATGATTGGGGCGGCGGCCTGATCTGGCTGCGAGTGCCCGAAGGGACGGATGTGCGCGCGGCGCTCGGTAACTTTGCAGGCCATGCGACGCTGGTACGCGCGGCGCCGGAGGTCAAGGCGCGCCTTGGGGTGTTTCATCCAGCAACGCCGCCCATTGCCGCCATCGAGGCAGGGCTGCGCGCGCGATTCGACCCGCGCGGCATCCTCAACCCCGGCCTCATGTCACCGCGAGAGGGAGCCGACTGA
- the glcF gene encoding glycolate oxidase subunit GlcF: protein MQTHFTPEQLADPDTAQSNQILRACVHCGFCTATCPTYQILGDELDSPRGRIYLIKDMLENDRVPDAKTVKHIDRCLSCLACMTTCPSGVHYMHLVDHARAYINEHYKRPLGDRALRWMLARILPYPTRFRLALLGAKAARPFARLMPDPRLRAMLEMAPKRIPPVSRNDDPQTHSARGTPRKRVALMTGCAQKALNTDINDATIRLLTRLGCDVVVARGAGCCGALVHHMGKTGESHAAAAQNVRAWGAEMDAGGLDAIVINTSGCGTTVKDYGHMFREDPLAEQAARVSGIAMDISELLMQLDMPEAAPKSQVVAYHAACSLQHGQQIKTYPKDLLRRAGFTVTEPAESHLCCGSAGTYNLMQPEISKQLKMRKVKALEARTPDIIAAGNIGCMMQIGSATDIPIVHTVELLDWATGGPLPPALANVPNRAIGA, encoded by the coding sequence ATGCAGACGCATTTTACGCCCGAGCAGTTGGCCGATCCCGATACCGCGCAGTCTAACCAAATCTTGCGCGCCTGTGTGCATTGCGGATTTTGTACCGCGACATGCCCCACATATCAGATACTTGGCGATGAATTGGACAGCCCGCGAGGGCGCATCTATCTGATCAAGGATATGCTGGAGAACGACCGCGTGCCAGATGCCAAAACGGTCAAGCATATCGACCGCTGTCTGTCGTGCCTGGCTTGCATGACGACCTGCCCGTCGGGCGTGCATTACATGCATCTGGTCGATCATGCGCGGGCCTATATCAACGAGCATTACAAGCGACCGCTGGGTGATCGCGCCCTGCGCTGGATGCTGGCGCGAATCCTGCCCTATCCTACGCGCTTTCGCCTCGCGCTTCTGGGGGCCAAGGCGGCGCGTCCCTTTGCCCGATTGATGCCCGATCCACGGCTGCGGGCGATGCTGGAAATGGCGCCAAAGCGTATTCCGCCGGTTAGCCGCAATGACGACCCGCAAACGCATTCCGCGCGCGGTACCCCGCGTAAGCGCGTTGCGCTGATGACGGGCTGTGCACAAAAGGCACTGAACACCGACATCAATGACGCTACGATTCGCCTGCTGACGCGGCTGGGTTGCGACGTGGTGGTGGCTCGCGGTGCAGGCTGCTGCGGTGCGCTGGTGCATCATATGGGCAAAACCGGGGAAAGCCACGCAGCGGCGGCGCAGAACGTCCGCGCTTGGGGCGCTGAGATGGATGCAGGCGGCCTGGATGCCATCGTCATCAATACGTCTGGCTGCGGCACAACGGTCAAGGATTACGGGCATATGTTTCGCGAAGATCCGCTGGCGGAGCAGGCCGCGCGGGTATCTGGAATTGCGATGGATATCAGTGAGTTGCTGATGCAGCTGGACATGCCGGAAGCTGCGCCAAAATCGCAGGTCGTCGCCTATCATGCCGCGTGTTCGCTGCAGCATGGGCAGCAGATAAAGACCTATCCCAAAGACCTGCTGCGCCGCGCCGGATTTACCGTGACGGAGCCTGCGGAAAGCCACCTGTGCTGTGGATCTGCCGGCACCTACAACTTGATGCAGCCTGAGATTTCAAAGCAGCTAAAAATGCGCAAGGTAAAGGCGCTGGAGGCACGAACGCCCGATATCATAGCGGCGGGCAATATCGGATGCATGATGCAGATCGGTAGCGCCACGGACATCCCTATTGTCCATACTGTCGAGCTGCTGGATTGGGCGACGGGCGGTCCTTTGCCCCCCGCTCTTGCCAATGTGCCAAATCGTGCGATTGGCGCCTAA
- a CDS encoding trypsin-like serine peptidase, with translation MLRTLLFALSLGLTWGGAPIPGHAEESALKRLDTGDDGRGWEAVGRLELAGRGFCTGALIAPDLVLTAAHCLFDSETGVRLDHEKIEFLAGWRNGRASAYRWVKRAVVHPDYAHDGEVVAERVRNDVALLELRQPIRNARVEPFDTDKRPKPGQRVGVVSYARGRSDAPSLQEVCEVIARQEGVLVMSCDVDYGSSGAPIFTFDGGAPRVVSVVSAMAEVDGKKVSLGTQLQAPLEVLKAELAAGMGGRSGVGPFMAEVGTVRDTGAKFAKP, from the coding sequence ATGCTGCGCACCCTGCTTTTCGCCCTCTCGCTGGGCCTGACTTGGGGTGGCGCACCGATTCCCGGCCATGCGGAGGAGTCAGCGCTAAAGCGCCTTGATACCGGCGACGATGGGCGCGGCTGGGAGGCTGTAGGCCGGCTAGAGCTGGCTGGGCGCGGGTTTTGCACCGGGGCGCTGATTGCGCCGGATTTGGTGCTGACGGCTGCCCACTGCCTGTTTGATAGCGAAACAGGCGTTCGGCTAGACCACGAAAAGATCGAGTTTCTGGCTGGCTGGCGCAATGGACGAGCCTCGGCCTATCGCTGGGTCAAGCGCGCTGTCGTACATCCTGATTATGCACATGACGGCGAAGTCGTGGCCGAGCGGGTGCGCAATGACGTTGCCCTGCTGGAACTGCGCCAGCCCATCCGTAACGCGCGGGTCGAGCCATTTGACACGGACAAGCGCCCGAAGCCCGGCCAGCGGGTCGGCGTGGTCAGCTATGCACGTGGACGCTCTGACGCGCCGTCCTTGCAGGAGGTTTGCGAGGTGATTGCACGGCAAGAGGGCGTGCTGGTCATGTCTTGTGACGTCGACTATGGCAGCTCAGGCGCGCCGATATTTACCTTCGACGGGGGCGCGCCGCGCGTCGTATCAGTCGTGTCTGCAATGGCCGAAGTGGACGGTAAAAAGGTATCGCTGGGCACCCAGTTGCAAGCACCATTAGAGGTGCTGAAGGCCGAGTTGGCCGCCGGCATGGGCGGACGGTCCGGCGTGGGGCCGTTTATGGCCGAGGTTGGCACGGTGCGCGACACCGGCGCCAAGTTTGCCAAACCATGA
- a CDS encoding trypsin-like serine peptidase, whose product MRVRDAIYAALICAPILSLAAPALAGGLIRLTDRDDLFGWEAVGRLELEGKGYCTGSLIAPDLVLTAAHCVFDDAGAPIPPERISFRAGLRDGVFISQSGVAQVAAHPDYTPGPRVTSDMVRHDAALLKLSQAIPAAVASPFVLAGAEARQGLRVSVVSYGRGRDAALSWQRDCGVTGAGRGLLAFDCDVTFGSSGAPVFSRRQGQRARIVSLISSGGADIAYGMTLPGIVADLKVALRAAPRQQVASPRRVQVGQGGGAMGAKFQKP is encoded by the coding sequence ATGAGGGTACGGGACGCGATATATGCCGCGCTAATCTGCGCGCCAATTCTGTCGCTGGCCGCTCCGGCGCTGGCAGGCGGGCTGATCCGGCTGACAGACCGCGATGATCTATTCGGCTGGGAGGCTGTGGGCCGGCTAGAGCTAGAGGGCAAAGGATATTGCACCGGCTCGCTGATCGCACCTGATTTGGTCCTGACAGCGGCGCACTGCGTTTTTGACGATGCAGGCGCGCCCATCCCGCCTGAGCGAATTTCCTTTCGCGCCGGGCTTCGCGATGGTGTTTTCATCTCTCAAAGCGGGGTCGCGCAGGTCGCAGCGCACCCGGATTATACCCCCGGCCCGCGTGTGACCAGCGACATGGTGCGCCATGATGCAGCCCTGTTAAAGCTGTCTCAGGCAATCCCTGCTGCGGTCGCCAGTCCTTTTGTCTTGGCTGGTGCTGAGGCGCGGCAGGGCTTGCGCGTGAGCGTGGTCAGCTATGGGCGGGGCCGCGATGCGGCGCTGTCGTGGCAGCGCGATTGCGGCGTAACCGGCGCGGGGCGCGGCCTGCTGGCATTCGATTGTGACGTCACTTTCGGTTCGTCCGGGGCGCCTGTGTTTTCGCGTAGGCAGGGGCAGCGCGCGCGCATCGTTTCGCTGATCTCTAGTGGGGGCGCGGATATCGCCTATGGCATGACATTGCCCGGCATCGTGGCCGACCTAAAGGTAGCCTTGCGCGCCGCGCCGCGCCAGCAAGTTGCCAGTCCGCGCCGTGTGCAAGTTGGTCAGGGCGGCGGCGCGATGGGTGCCAAATTCCAGAAACCGTGA
- a CDS encoding Hsp20 family protein, which produces MRNFDLAPLYRATVGFDQIADVMDRVLTADTAQPTYPPYNIEKMDDDAWRISIAVAGFAEDDLSVELREGALIVSARKADDGEARTYLHRGIATRAFERRFQLADHVRALNATHADGMLHIDLVREVPEALKPRRIAIERRSDSARDAENAKPVN; this is translated from the coding sequence ATGCGAAACTTTGATTTGGCCCCGCTATACCGGGCCACTGTCGGCTTTGACCAAATTGCGGACGTAATGGACCGCGTTTTGACCGCGGACACCGCGCAGCCGACGTATCCGCCCTATAATATCGAAAAGATGGACGATGACGCGTGGCGCATTTCCATCGCCGTTGCAGGCTTTGCCGAGGATGATCTGTCGGTCGAGCTGCGAGAGGGCGCGCTGATCGTTTCGGCCCGCAAGGCGGATGACGGCGAGGCGCGTACGTATCTGCACCGCGGCATCGCCACCCGCGCATTCGAGCGGCGCTTTCAACTTGCTGACCACGTCCGCGCGCTGAATGCCACTCATGCGGATGGGATGCTGCATATCGACCTCGTGCGCGAAGTGCCCGAAGCGCTGAAACCGCGCCGGATCGCGATCGAACGCCGTTCTGATAGCGCACGGGATGCCGAAAACGCGAAACCCGTTAACTGA